In a genomic window of Canis lupus dingo isolate Sandy chromosome 35, ASM325472v2, whole genome shotgun sequence:
- the TMEM14C gene encoding transmembrane protein 14C — MQKDSGPLVPIHWIGFGYAALVASGGIIGYAKAGSVPSLAAGLFFGSLAGLGAYQLSQDPRNIWVFLATSGTLAGIMGMRFYHSGKFMPAGLIAGASLLMVAKLGISVLNKPHQ; from the exons ATGCAGAAGGACTCTGGCCCACT AGTGCCTATACACTGGATTGGCTTTGGTTATGCGGCGCTGGTTGCTTCTGGTGGGATCATTGGCTATGCGAAAGCAG GTAGTGTCCCATCACTGGCTGCTGGGCTGTTTTTTGGTAGTTTAGCAGGCCTGGGTGCTTATCAGCTGTCTCAAGATCCGAGGAACATTTGGGTTTTCCTAG CTACCTCTGGAACCCTGGCTGGCATTATGGGAATGAGGTTCTACCACTCTGGAAAATTTATGCCTGCGGGCTTAATCGCAGGTGCCag TTTGCTGATGGTCGCCAAACTTGGAATTAGTGTGTTGAATAAACCCCATCAGTAG